AAGTTTAATTACAACTTTTACTTCCAGAACTTGCTTCATAACAAACCAGCTTGGCTGGCCTAGGGGAGAGCAAATCTGTTAatatgacaaaaggtgttgattgGCCATCTGAGAGGAACCCTTTGGCTTGGGACACAGATGTTGTcaaggtgatggggtgtgtgcTTGAAGGAGCAGGAAAAGAGAGTCTTGAACAGggggtgctgggaagaagaagggtgtaaAGAGACTGGGATCTAtcttggctgaaggctggctgcactTCTGTGGGGGataagcccctcttgaaatgaacttgatataagatctggactccctccatgcagaccgaATGTGTAAATAGGTaaacaaaccatatttcttaaagctacggcaGTCTCCcaccatgtctcaattctccaaagcaaCACAgatcctgggtgagtgcctggagccCCGTGGACTCTTCACAGACCACTCCACAAACAGCGGCAGAGGAAGCTGGGTGTGGTAGgggtggtccgccctgggtgtcattaTGAGGGTGGTGACAAAATGCTCAATGCGCCCACTCCTGACCACCAGTGGCTTTAGGCAAACAACGTCACCACACTccttctgccgccgccgccagttGCCCTGGCGGGAAAGGAGAAGCAGGGTGGAGGTGGATGTGGATGTGGAGGCTGAGGGTGGGGAGAAGTCAGAGCGAGCCCAAACCTCCAGGACACCATCACCAACCCTTGAGCCTGGttgcggctcctcctcctccacctcctcttctcaGGGAGGCCATGTGATGGCCCGGCTGCGCACGCATCGCCTTGGGccagaggaagggggagaagctgGGATATACATCTGATAGCTGCCTGCGTGGCTGTCTTtcaggggggggtggagggaggaaagcGGAGAAGGCGGGATCTACATCAGATAGCTGCCTGCACAGCTGTCTTTgacaggggtggagggaggaagggggcatTTCAATGTGGGGAGGTGACAAAGAATTTCTGCAATGGGTACCATCTGGCCCTGCTACGCCACTGTCCACAAAGAGAAAGAGATGCACctaacttttgtaacaatatatacCAGATCTTCTTTGCAATATATGacaccctagagcaggggtcagcaatctaaGGCCCATGGGATGGAAGCGGCCCGCGAAGGTCGTTTGACCGGCCACAAGCTGCCCCTGAATTGAGCTGCCCACTCgtgtgctgcactaaaccggtgcagtgcggtgcggggactcgcttccgcgacaccggaaatcgcatctgtgcagtCGCCGAAAAttgcgtctgcacatgcacagatgccaaaaatcatgtctgtgcacatgcagatgccgaaaatcatGGGTGTGCACGTTCATGCGCGAGAGATCCGGCCTACGGAGGGATCTCCGTGGGACCGAAttagcccaggcaagataaaccttgctgaccccttcCCTAGAGTAATGGCCCAGAGGAGCTGGATGTTCCATGGGAACTAAAAAGTTAGCTAATTGCAGTGCTTTCCCTCTAGGAAAAAAAGGGTGCTGGTATACTGTAACATGAATTTGCTACAGTAAGTCCAATTACATAATTTTTTAGAACAGCTAACTGAGTTGGCCTGTTCTCCTGTTCCCTCTTCATTCCTTTTCTCCTTTAGTGTCACATCTTCTCAATTGGAAGCCTGCTGGCAGAGACAAAATTGTTTCCAATCAGTAAGCAGAATTTAGAAAATTGTAGGCACCCTATAAATTAATGACCATAATATTAAGAACAATACATCACACCGGCTCTGGTTCATGTGCTCCAAGCTTTGGCCATCCAATTTGTTCTTTAAGAAGAGCAACATTTGGAAGAGGTAGCGCTTTGGAAAACAGGAGGCGTGCATCATGCCAGAGTGGAGGGAGGCAGCCAGTGGTATAGCATTGCATCCCACTCCCCAAGGGTGCTGTtttgataaataaaaatgtattgttcCTGGGAGAGATATTCCCAAGATTCATTTCAGTTTCTGATTAAAGCTGTAGTCAGCACTGATCAGGGGCATTTGAACTCCACTCTCCATGTACGGTAtatctggtgatttccccccctttcctccagaaCTGCAGGATGGTCCTTTATGTCCTTCAAACCATCTGCCTGGAAGACAACTACCAGTGCACAGAGAACACTAACCTCCATCCCAGATTCTGCTGCTGCACTTCTGATGAGCCAGTGCCGGGTCAATGTTTTAACTCCTCTTGACAACCTTTCCCCCAAATCATGTCATGAACGTCTAGTGAGTTTTTCCTGGATGACAGAGCAGCATTTTGACTCCTACTGAGGTACTGAGAGTGTTGTTATAGTTGTGttgtgcttgtgggcttcccacgggCTACTGGTTTTCCAcctgctgggctaggtgggcctttgATGTGACCCAGTAAGGATCTTCTTATGGGAGTCATtgccagcaaaaaagaaaaaagaaacctagGTGGGAACTGTGGATTTGAATGTCATTTctcacggggtggggggtgggggtctctGGCTTCTTCTAGGAAATTTaaagaaaacattgcaaaatgaTTGTGGGGAGAATTTAGAGTAAGAGGAAAGGATCGTGGGACATGCCAATGATTCTAAGCTACATCCCGGATTTTAGACCCCAGATTTTATTAAGTCAAAGGGTATGAACCAACTTTTCCCCTTCATGCAACTTGCATGTGCATTGCTTAAAATGATGGCTGGAAACCCTCCTTTGTGTGACTGATAACTtgtaaataccctgtttctcatattttaagacatacccataaaataagccatagcaggatttttaagcattcaaggaatataagccataccccgaaaataagacatagtgataggtgcagcagcaatgccggccgcggcaggaggaggaggaaaaaaataagacatcccttgaaaataagccatagtgtgttttttttgaggaaaaaatgaatataagacatgtcttataatatgagaaacacggtaggtgaaaTAGGTGCACTTCTAATGGCGAGAAAATATCTATTTCGGAAGGTAATATATATCTCTTTCGGAAGGCACTGAGTTAGTTTGAATTTAAGAATCATTGTTGTGGTTTAGTTTTCTTCAGGGGACTTTGAAGCAGGAGTTCCAGTTATTTTGCATTCTTACAGGACCCTATTTATTTCCATTGTGCTTGTATActtgtaaataaagcaaatgtAGAAGCTGCAACTCAAATACCTGCTGTTCTCTCATCAAAAGGATGGGCAAGGCATTTGGGAATGCATAACAATAGAATGAAGACTAACCACTGTAAAACAGCAGCAGCGATTGGTTCTAGGATATAATTCAAAGAACaaactttctatttttttttaaacatactttttattatttttacagaatacaaaaaaaacaaaaaaaaccgtacatacataaacaccttttccacctccttcctacccacccacatgggtcctcccctgccacagaagtatcccatgtatgtgaacagtcagagatgttccattttatgcttggatttctgtcctcctccccctcccctgaccccaaagcccccccctgccaccagggagctccagcaaaccagggcagtacgcaggaggccatccatccaaccatctattgtcataccaaaaaaaaaagagaaaaatagaaataggaaaaaagaaaaaaaagaaagggcaaaaaaagagaaaaaaacaatacaaaacagaaaaatttttcttacattcatgattttaaaaccatattttgtgggcttcccctccccccccttccccagttttcatcccttttttatcatctgcaacagtttcttactttatagaaatacacctttgtatcttatacaacttcaaatcactgaaaaatcaaactcccattttatcttcccgtgcctaattttttctccctctataagcctccatattttcacattttccaaaatccattcacttttaaaactataactattctcaatttaaccttacatccccgattaccggctccacccccccaatccagcaaattccataatcagcagaccagttataaacctgttaatccatccatgtaatcacaacatcactttcccttcaccccaccccctgtttacagtcttttgccatccaggccaccatacagggcccctgaatttcttctcttctctgcatattttttccttcttccctgtgggcgttctggagttccaataataccaatcgtgcccccctcaaaagcggggcactccatccaactttttgtagagtaaagtcatcattttttccgtggtgtgcttcattttgtgttgaatcatcacagtcctcatcttcatcttttccttccaaatcacagtcatcatcattgtcattctcacattcatctttttcagtgtcaaaagcttcatctcctaaaaaatcatattctgccatcaccatctgaaattttttctgtaactcttgccgtcgtgtctcctcttgacatagctctattcttgtttcccacattaaggtcaaaacagaccgctggaactcaggggaacacttttttgttgacataattcaatcctgccaaggtcaaaacttgtcacgtggggtggaatatgatcacagtttattttctcgactccattttaacaagctggctgcattcttcaagtcttattaacaataaagttcgaactcacatttcacaaacatttaaaccagaaaagaaattccacaaagtccagaaatacaaaatgaaataaaaattgactttcTAATGTAAATTGTACAATAAATctcaaatatattattttatcaAGGTTTTGTGCTGCTCTTGctttatcattttaaaattaagtaaTCTCGGCACACTATCAGTTTGGTGTTATTTCTGGATTCAGTGGTGTTTGAGAGGAGTGAGACTTTCGCAAAACTGGGGATATGCTATTCACTGCAAAGCTCTAGGATATCAGAATTAAATAGCCTCAAAGCAATATATTTTAAGTGCATTATGTTATATTTTATACTTAACCAGGAAAAATAGGTGCTTTGTGTGAATAATCACTTGTGAACTGTAAAATGGGGTGGGCAGAAGAAATGTCCCACAGCATTCTGAAATGGCAAGTCTGTATAACCTTTGTTTTTCAATGCAAGCTAATGGTATTTAAACAACTGTATACCTCTTTATGCTATGCAATAGTGATTATATTATTTGACTCCAGATAGAGATGGCCAATGggactgcagtgcaggaattcatTTTGCTTGGGTTTGAAGTTGAACAGCAGAAACAATACTTCCTTCTTGTCTTCCTCGCCATTCTCTACATGCTCACTATGGCTGAGAACATCACCATCATTGCAGTCGTCTTCCTAGATAACCACCTGGCTCAGCTCCCCATGTACATACTGCTGAGAAACTTCTCCTGGATGGAGATGTGCTATGTGTCCACCACTGTGCCCCGACTGCTCTTTGACCTGGTGTCTCCTCCTGGGTTCATCTCTTTCCATGCCTGCTTCCTCCAGTTCTACATCTTCTTCTCACTTGGCAACACTGAATGCTTCTTCCTCTCAGCCATGGCTTTGGACCGGTACTTGGCCATCTGTCACCCACTTCGCTACCCACAAATTATGTCCCAACATTCCTGTTCTGCTCTGGTAGGTGCATGTTGGGTTGTTGGTTTCATGTGGTACCCTATCCCAGTGATTTTGATCTCCAAGTTGTCCTTCTGTGGACCTAACATCATTGACCATTTTTTGTGTGATCCTGGGCCCATTTTGTCCCTGGCCTGCCCTCCACTCGGAAATGTTCCCCTTGTCTGCCAGATATTTATGCACGCTCTGTTTTTAATCAATGTCTTATTTGTTCTACTATTCTATGGCATTGTGATTCTCACCCTGATGAAAACCTCTAACCAAGGCACTTGTAGGAAAGCTTTTGCTACCATATCTTTTCACCTAGTTGTTGTCACACTTTTTTATGGCTCATTAGCAGCGATGTACTTGATTCCAAGTGGGAAAACTCATTCAGGAGTCAGTAAGGCAGTTACACTCTTCTACACAGCAATTACACCCTTTCTTAATCCCTTGATATACTGCCTGAGGAATGACCAGGTGAAAGAAGCCGTGGGCAGGTTGCTGAGGAAAAAGGAAAGATGGTTGAGGAGAAAGATGGTAGTTTAATAAGGCTGAAGGAAACAAGTGTCACAAAACACCTAAGCATGTATTCAAatttattaaaatgaatgtatttacAGTTGGAGTCCATAAGGTAGAATAGAACACTTGCCTGAATTGACATTTATTTGTATAGTGTGACTTaaccttcctctctttccccttgcATAACCCCCCAAAATCTCCTCCAGAGGAACCATTCAAAGCAGATTTTGAGGAGAAGATGGCAAAGTCCCTTATGCGAGCAGAAGTCTGatcataaaacaaaataaagcgaATAATCTGTTTTGCAAACTGATGGGAAATAGCACATAAAAAGGATTATCTGTGGGCGTGTGTTTTTTCTCCTAAAGTGATAAACTCACTAGTGTGATTTGTGTATgtttctgaaatgttataaatgcaataaaaaaataattcgATGGAAACTCCAAACAGGTGTGCCTATATAGGcagtgtatgtgtatgttttagTAAAGGGTGAACACTTCATCATTTACAATCTGAACACAAATGTAgcattttaataaacaaacatgaCTTCACTTTCTATGTTCTGccattttctgctgttttctgtGCACTCCCTGCCTCTAACAGAAAAAGCATCCTATACTCatacatgttgttgttatttagttgtttagtagtgtccgactcttcgtgaccccgtggaccagagcacgccaggcactcctgtcttccactgcctcccgcagtttggtcagactcatgttggtggcttcgagaacactgtccaaccatgtcatccccttctccttgtgccctcaatctttcccaacatcagggtattttccagggagtcttctcttctcatgaggtggccaaaggattggagcctcagcttcaggatctgtccttctagtgagca
The window above is part of the Zootoca vivipara chromosome 13, rZooViv1.1, whole genome shotgun sequence genome. Proteins encoded here:
- the LOC118095637 gene encoding olfactory receptor 11H6-like, which translates into the protein MGVHVHAREIRPTEGSPWDRISPGKINLADPFPRIEMANGTAVQEFILLGFEVEQQKQYFLLVFLAILYMLTMAENITIIAVVFLDNHLAQLPMYILLRNFSWMEMCYVSTTVPRLLFDLVSPPGFISFHACFLQFYIFFSLGNTECFFLSAMALDRYLAICHPLRYPQIMSQHSCSALVGACWVVGFMWYPIPVILISKLSFCGPNIIDHFLCDPGPILSLACPPLGNVPLVCQIFMHALFLINVLFVLLFYGIVILTLMKTSNQGTCRKAFATISFHLVVVTLFYGSLAAMYLIPSGKTHSGVSKAVTLFYTAITPFLNPLIYCLRNDQVKEAVGRLLRKKERWLRRKMVV